One Polynucleobacter sp. MWH-Spelu-300-X4 genomic window carries:
- a CDS encoding VanZ family protein encodes MSHNFQRPQRLNWPDLPMPTARVACLGYILLIAYASTFPFNFNIGVGADALDWISAPIPRYITSFDVFTNILGYLPFGFLVVFAVYPKLKSYRAVLFAVLLGGLLSGLMESLQTWLNTRVPSNVDWWTNIGGTTLGALLAVPMDPKWLSGSAFHHRRIQWFGPRSSGILLALSFPLAQIYPQPAWLAMGDWADVWQTVTLWKETFNFATIEIATTTVAWFASAICIALAMRDRAPKTIILFTILLVTVFLKALFTGMQFGIDKSFIWLTPSAFWGMVSSSILLVGALKLSRRWLYLLALLSLATMIFLVNFLPQSPYYTVSIQEWRHGRLIHFNHLISWLAWLWPVGAGLSLLKGLKPSSSI; translated from the coding sequence ATGTCTCACAATTTTCAACGCCCCCAACGACTAAATTGGCCTGATTTACCTATGCCTACCGCTCGGGTAGCTTGCCTAGGCTATATCTTATTAATTGCCTATGCCAGCACATTTCCATTTAATTTCAACATAGGGGTTGGAGCAGATGCTCTAGATTGGATTTCTGCCCCCATCCCAAGATACATCACATCTTTTGATGTTTTTACTAATATTTTGGGTTATTTGCCATTTGGATTTTTAGTGGTTTTTGCTGTTTACCCAAAGTTAAAGTCTTATCGAGCAGTTTTATTTGCCGTGCTTTTAGGTGGGTTGTTATCTGGTCTGATGGAGTCATTACAAACTTGGCTGAATACGAGAGTTCCTAGCAATGTTGATTGGTGGACAAATATTGGTGGTACCACTTTGGGGGCATTGTTGGCTGTGCCTATGGATCCTAAATGGTTATCTGGTAGTGCATTCCATCATCGCCGGATTCAATGGTTTGGACCTCGCTCGAGTGGGATATTGTTAGCCCTTTCTTTTCCTTTGGCCCAAATCTATCCTCAGCCTGCATGGCTAGCCATGGGAGATTGGGCCGATGTTTGGCAGACAGTTACTTTATGGAAAGAAACTTTTAACTTTGCGACGATAGAAATAGCAACAACAACGGTTGCCTGGTTTGCTTCTGCCATATGTATTGCGTTAGCCATGAGAGATAGGGCCCCCAAGACTATTATTCTATTCACGATTCTTTTGGTAACCGTGTTTCTGAAAGCATTATTCACGGGTATGCAATTTGGTATTGATAAGAGCTTTATTTGGTTAACTCCATCCGCTTTTTGGGGCATGGTTAGTTCTAGTATTTTGTTGGTTGGCGCGCTAAAGTTAAGTCGCCGTTGGCTTTATTTACTTGCTTTGCTATCTTTAGCAACAATGATTTTCTTGGTAAATTTTTTGCCGCAAAGCCCTTATTACACAGTTAGTATTCAAGAGTGGCGCCATGGA
- a CDS encoding biotin--[acetyl-CoA-carboxylase] ligase, giving the protein MAINWILERVEESPSTNEDLMARWRQGLLWEPVARLALKQTSGKGRMGRQWISTPNETLTFSVAYPFKKPISALSGLSLACGLAIIRGISQATNLSLSELQNHQLALKWPNDILLKKKKLAGMLIEGGQLRPEDPTWLIIGIGINLANSQHIDHQIGRPIGALTDIFSKDQLDADLLWLSLIKELGAIIEKFETGSFADFHDEWNQWDAYKNETCQIHQNGNLQYEGINQGVDNEGCLILKTSTGIKKIISGDVSLRSTS; this is encoded by the coding sequence ATGGCTATTAATTGGATCCTTGAAAGAGTAGAAGAAAGCCCATCCACCAATGAAGATTTAATGGCGCGGTGGCGGCAGGGCTTGCTATGGGAACCCGTTGCTAGACTTGCTTTAAAGCAAACTTCCGGCAAAGGCAGAATGGGCCGTCAATGGATCAGTACACCTAACGAAACCCTGACATTTTCAGTTGCCTACCCTTTTAAAAAGCCCATCAGTGCACTCTCAGGGCTAAGTCTAGCTTGTGGGTTAGCTATTATTCGCGGCATTAGCCAAGCCACCAATTTAAGCCTCTCTGAACTCCAAAATCATCAGCTAGCCCTTAAATGGCCGAACGATATTCTCCTCAAAAAGAAAAAGTTAGCCGGCATGTTGATTGAAGGCGGGCAACTAAGACCAGAGGATCCAACTTGGCTCATCATTGGTATCGGCATTAACCTTGCCAATAGCCAACACATTGACCATCAAATTGGTCGACCAATTGGAGCGCTAACAGATATTTTTTCCAAAGATCAGTTAGATGCTGACTTACTTTGGTTAAGCTTAATTAAAGAATTGGGCGCCATTATTGAGAAATTTGAAACTGGCTCTTTTGCTGATTTTCATGATGAGTGGAATCAATGGGATGCTTATAAAAATGAAACTTGCCAAATTCATCAAAATGGCAATCTTCAATATGAAGGGATCAATCAAGGGGTTGATAATGAAGGTTGCTTGATACTAAAAACATCTACCGGTATAAAGAAAATTATTAGCGGGGATGTTTCATTACGGAGCACTTCATGA
- a CDS encoding type III pantothenate kinase translates to MSLLLIDAGNTRIKWAIAQADSFNLNDKWVKSGHINYADLNESALSHITKDLSSIKKIIYSSVVSKEKIEHLKFLSKATFPSASWHELQGGSALSWLKTKYITPEKLGSDRRAMLIGAANLFPHRNILVVCAGTATTIDLLSSNKEHLGGLILPGITLMSQSLHTGTAKLPHVFSDQTPLHPLSLGCDTQSAIYNGILASQLGAIEIGKLMAHQQNLPLDMVLVDGGNAELLINAYQGTEQILFSSNLVLKGLLAWHHQDYI, encoded by the coding sequence ATGAGTCTCTTATTAATTGACGCTGGTAATACACGGATTAAATGGGCTATAGCTCAAGCGGATTCTTTTAACCTGAATGACAAGTGGGTGAAGTCCGGCCATATCAATTACGCTGATCTAAATGAGTCTGCATTAAGCCACATTACTAAAGATCTTAGTTCTATCAAAAAAATTATTTACTCCAGTGTCGTTAGCAAAGAAAAAATAGAACATTTAAAATTTCTATCAAAAGCAACTTTCCCGTCCGCAAGTTGGCACGAGTTACAAGGTGGCAGCGCACTCTCTTGGCTCAAAACAAAATATATAACTCCAGAAAAATTAGGCTCAGATCGCAGAGCAATGCTCATTGGTGCAGCAAACCTTTTCCCTCACAGGAACATCTTGGTTGTTTGTGCAGGGACCGCAACAACCATTGATTTACTATCATCTAATAAAGAACATCTAGGCGGATTAATTCTTCCTGGCATCACACTCATGAGTCAGTCATTACATACTGGCACAGCTAAATTACCCCATGTGTTTTCTGATCAAACACCACTTCACCCACTAAGCCTAGGGTGCGATACACAAAGCGCTATCTATAACGGGATTTTGGCTAGCCAACTAGGTGCTATTGAAATAGGTAAATTAATGGCCCACCAACAAAACCTTCCTTTAGATATGGTTTTAGTGGATGGCGGCAATGCTGAGCTACTTATCAATGCTTACCAAGGAACTGAACAGATTTTGTTCAGTTCTAATTTAGTTTTAAAAGGATTACTTGCTTGGCATCACCAAGACTATATTTAA
- the rfaE2 gene encoding D-glycero-beta-D-manno-heptose 1-phosphate adenylyltransferase encodes MTSPNINHLPAPSFEKKICSAADLEAKLNQLPKPIVFTNGVFDILHRGHVSYLDQAKSFGASLVVGVNSDTSVRMLGKGDDRPLNREDDRMALLASLACVDLAVMFSEKTPVQLIEKIKPDIYIKGGDYEIDTLAETALVKSWGGKAYAIPFIHDRSTTALLTKIRS; translated from the coding sequence ATGACATCTCCTAACATCAATCATTTACCTGCCCCAAGCTTTGAGAAAAAGATTTGTTCTGCTGCCGATTTAGAGGCCAAGTTAAATCAATTACCAAAGCCGATTGTATTTACTAATGGGGTCTTTGATATCCTCCATAGAGGGCATGTGAGCTATTTAGACCAAGCAAAAAGCTTTGGCGCAAGCCTTGTGGTGGGAGTTAATTCAGATACTTCTGTGCGTATGTTGGGTAAAGGTGATGATCGCCCATTAAATCGAGAGGACGACAGAATGGCTTTATTGGCGTCTTTAGCTTGTGTTGATTTGGCCGTTATGTTTTCTGAGAAGACCCCGGTTCAGCTCATTGAGAAAATAAAGCCTGATATTTATATCAAAGGCGGTGATTATGAGATTGATACGCTAGCTGAAACTGCATTAGTTAAAAGCTGGGGTGGGAAGGCCTATGCCATCCCGTTTATTCATGATCGTTCAACGACGGCGCTCTTGACCAAGATTAGATCCTGA
- a CDS encoding glutathione peroxidase — protein MLSFSFSNSQAELRNIFYKSIFLTLAIASLLSNPKEAQAMNCPESLSFQFLRLQDETPQDLCQYKGKVILVVNTASYCGFTSQYEGLEKIYAQYKDQGFVVLGFPSNDFGKQEPGSNKEIADFCYNTYGVKFPMFAKSSVSGKDANPLFKLLIEKSGTKPRWNFYKYLIDREGNVVDSFSSITSPTSKKVTSKIEALIKK, from the coding sequence ATGCTTTCATTTTCTTTTTCAAACTCGCAAGCTGAGCTCAGAAATATTTTTTATAAATCTATTTTTCTAACTTTAGCTATTGCTAGCTTGCTATCTAACCCTAAAGAGGCGCAAGCCATGAATTGTCCAGAATCCTTGTCATTTCAATTTTTACGGCTTCAAGATGAAACCCCTCAAGATCTTTGCCAATACAAAGGAAAGGTTATTCTTGTTGTTAATACAGCCAGTTATTGCGGCTTCACCAGTCAATATGAAGGTTTAGAAAAAATTTATGCTCAATATAAAGATCAAGGATTTGTTGTCTTAGGCTTTCCATCTAACGACTTTGGAAAGCAAGAACCGGGATCTAATAAAGAAATTGCTGATTTTTGCTACAACACTTATGGCGTTAAATTTCCTATGTTTGCAAAAAGCTCGGTCAGTGGAAAAGACGCCAACCCTTTATTTAAATTATTAATAGAAAAATCAGGCACTAAGCCGCGCTGGAATTTTTATAAATATTTAATCGATCGTGAAGGTAATGTTGTTGACTCATTTAGCAGCATCACGTCACCAACCAGCAAAAAAGTAACTTCAAAAATTGAGGCCTTAATAAAAAAATAG
- a CDS encoding thiol:disulfide interchange protein DsbA/DsbL: MTIFTKFLKVVFGVTFLLFATFSIAQNRPIEDGFDFRTLPVAQPIEAKGKIEVIEFFWYGCPHCHDFEPEFSAWVKRQGADVVVRKIPVAFRDDLLPHSQLFYALEALGRSDLHPKVMDAIHVGKKKMLSDVEIADWLATQGVDRQKFLSAFKSFTVISKARGTSQIAQNYRIDGVPTVAIQGKYITSPSIAGGSKTRAIDVMDYLVNKARKEKR; the protein is encoded by the coding sequence ATGACAATTTTTACTAAATTTTTAAAAGTAGTTTTTGGTGTCACCTTCTTGTTATTCGCAACATTTTCGATTGCTCAAAATAGACCGATTGAAGATGGGTTTGATTTCAGAACATTGCCAGTTGCTCAACCAATTGAAGCAAAAGGCAAGATAGAGGTTATTGAGTTCTTTTGGTACGGTTGCCCACATTGCCATGACTTTGAACCAGAGTTCAGTGCTTGGGTTAAGCGCCAAGGAGCAGATGTTGTTGTGCGTAAGATTCCAGTTGCATTTAGAGATGATTTGTTGCCGCATAGCCAACTTTTTTATGCCTTAGAAGCGTTAGGGCGTTCAGATTTGCATCCAAAAGTGATGGATGCCATTCATGTTGGAAAAAAGAAAATGTTGTCTGACGTTGAAATAGCTGATTGGCTTGCTACTCAGGGGGTCGATCGCCAGAAATTCTTATCAGCATTTAAATCATTTACTGTTATTTCTAAAGCAAGAGGCACTAGTCAAATTGCTCAAAATTACAGAATAGATGGCGTGCCAACTGTGGCTATTCAAGGTAAATATATAACATCCCCTTCTATTGCTGGCGGTTCAAAAACTAGAGCGATTGATGTTATGGATTACTTAGTTAATAAGGCCAGAAAAGAAAAACGTTAA
- a CDS encoding SPOR domain-containing protein, whose protein sequence is MRQITDKNNLSHPSSGGTLMGFVLGLLLGIAIAVGVAYKLTKGAPEPKLNLRAPDATSKSAPAEAVDEGEVQVEDRPNLNKPLQSKVPLPSESAKKDPIGSIASASQGPEYWLQTGAFRNQDEAQRQKATLAMQGLEALVSEREVDGGVMWRVRVGPFKAQDEVTQTRGRLQSAGITSTVIRINKTN, encoded by the coding sequence ATGAGACAAATAACAGATAAAAATAACCTAAGCCACCCTTCTTCTGGTGGAACTTTGATGGGTTTTGTTTTGGGGCTTTTGTTAGGTATTGCCATTGCTGTTGGTGTGGCCTACAAGTTAACAAAAGGTGCGCCTGAGCCAAAATTAAATCTACGAGCACCGGATGCTACTTCTAAGTCGGCGCCGGCCGAGGCTGTTGATGAAGGTGAGGTTCAAGTAGAAGATCGTCCAAACCTCAATAAGCCATTACAAAGCAAGGTTCCTCTACCAAGTGAATCTGCTAAAAAAGATCCTATTGGTTCTATAGCAAGCGCCTCACAAGGACCTGAATATTGGTTGCAAACAGGGGCCTTTAGAAATCAAGATGAAGCTCAAAGACAAAAAGCAACTTTAGCGATGCAAGGTCTTGAGGCGCTTGTCTCAGAGCGGGAAGTCGATGGTGGTGTCATGTGGCGCGTCCGCGTAGGACCATTTAAGGCTCAAGATGAAGTGACTCAAACTAGAGGACGCTTGCAGTCAGCAGGCATTACCTCAACCGTTATTCGGATTAATAAAACAAATTAA
- the argS gene encoding arginine--tRNA ligase: protein MLPVIKKQITQLMQDALKVVAATHGISSDDLPVPHLERPKVAEHGDLATNIAMQLAKGWKMNPRELAQEFSAALQQQASYATLLSAVEIAGPGFINVRLTQVAKLEVLKAIFEQQATFGMQPSNGQKVLIEFVSANPTGPLHVGHGRQAALGDALSHLMATQGWSVHREFYYNDAGVQIQNLAISVQARAKGFKPGDASWPESAYNGEYIADIARDYLAKSTVAAADGQPVLAAGDVENIESIRKFSVAYLRREQDIDLQAFGVKFDCYYLESSLYTDGSVEAVVADLKKIGKSYELDGALWLRTTEDGDDKDRVMRKSDGNYTYFVPDVAYHASKWSRGFTHVINIQGSDHHGTIARVRSGIQGVAAQRSWSIPKDYPSYVLHKMVTVMRGGEEVKISKRAGSYVTVRDLIEWSGGVTPDMTGEDKDIAIRRGRDAVRFFLISRKADTEFVFDVDLALKQNDENPVFYVQYAHARICSILRQWAGDEASLKNVSFASLTSKASDTLLRRLAEYGDVLTDAAKDMAPHAIAFYLRDLAGDFHTFYNADRVLVDDEPLKLARLALLSATKQVIANGLDVLGVSAPEKM, encoded by the coding sequence ATGCTTCCAGTCATTAAAAAACAAATTACACAGCTTATGCAGGATGCCTTAAAGGTGGTCGCGGCTACTCATGGCATTTCTTCTGATGATTTGCCGGTGCCTCATTTGGAGCGCCCGAAGGTTGCTGAACATGGCGATCTTGCAACTAATATTGCGATGCAGTTAGCTAAGGGCTGGAAAATGAATCCGCGCGAGTTGGCTCAAGAATTTTCTGCTGCTCTTCAACAGCAAGCAAGCTATGCGACGTTACTTTCAGCTGTTGAGATTGCTGGCCCTGGATTTATTAATGTACGTTTGACCCAAGTAGCAAAACTAGAAGTTCTAAAAGCTATTTTTGAACAGCAAGCAACATTTGGCATGCAACCTTCTAATGGCCAAAAAGTTTTGATTGAGTTCGTGTCTGCTAATCCAACTGGACCTTTGCATGTTGGGCATGGTCGTCAAGCTGCTTTAGGGGATGCCTTGTCTCATTTGATGGCTACTCAAGGATGGTCTGTGCATCGTGAGTTCTATTACAACGACGCTGGCGTGCAAATACAAAACTTGGCTATTTCTGTGCAGGCTAGAGCTAAAGGATTCAAGCCTGGTGATGCGAGCTGGCCAGAGTCTGCTTATAACGGTGAATACATTGCGGATATCGCGCGTGATTATTTAGCAAAGTCAACGGTAGCTGCTGCTGATGGGCAGCCTGTTTTGGCTGCTGGTGATGTTGAGAATATTGAATCAATTAGAAAATTTTCAGTTGCTTATTTGCGTAGAGAACAAGATATTGATTTGCAAGCTTTTGGCGTTAAGTTCGATTGTTACTATTTAGAATCATCTCTTTATACCGATGGTAGTGTTGAGGCTGTAGTTGCTGACTTGAAAAAAATTGGTAAGAGTTATGAGCTAGATGGTGCTTTATGGCTTAGAACCACTGAGGATGGCGATGATAAAGATCGCGTCATGCGAAAGTCTGACGGTAATTACACTTATTTTGTGCCTGATGTTGCCTACCATGCGAGCAAGTGGTCGCGCGGATTTACTCATGTCATTAATATTCAAGGTAGTGATCACCACGGCACCATTGCACGCGTAAGGTCAGGTATTCAAGGTGTGGCGGCGCAGCGCTCTTGGAGTATTCCAAAAGATTATCCGAGTTATGTTTTGCATAAGATGGTAACTGTTATGCGTGGCGGTGAGGAAGTTAAGATCTCTAAGCGCGCAGGCTCTTATGTAACGGTTAGAGATTTGATTGAGTGGTCCGGCGGCGTTACTCCGGACATGACCGGTGAAGATAAGGATATCGCTATTCGAAGAGGTCGAGATGCAGTTCGCTTTTTCTTGATTTCTCGTAAAGCTGATACAGAGTTTGTTTTTGATGTCGATCTTGCTTTGAAGCAAAACGATGAAAACCCTGTTTTCTATGTGCAATATGCGCACGCTCGTATTTGTTCAATTTTGCGCCAGTGGGCTGGTGACGAAGCTTCATTGAAAAATGTTTCTTTTGCCAGTTTGACCAGTAAAGCTTCGGATACTTTGTTAAGAAGATTAGCTGAGTATGGCGATGTATTAACAGATGCGGCAAAAGATATGGCACCTCATGCAATCGCTTTCTATTTAAGAGATTTAGCTGGTGACTTCCATACTTTTTATAACGCTGATCGAGTCTTAGTTGATGATGAGCCATTAAAGTTGGCTAGATTGGCCTTGTTATCGGCTACCAAGCAAGTGATTGCTAATGGTTTAGATGTTTTAGGGGTTTCTGCACCAGAGAAAATGTAA
- a CDS encoding DUF1840 family protein, translating to MLGDLTQKIFDIIDRPLEAKGVFLVEQLEDAIKKLEEAITLDEKVRAAAQASENKNVHEEKPPTYRLGQRVFPFMQLLKDALAHQEMIIWGV from the coding sequence ATGCTTGGTGATTTAACCCAAAAAATTTTTGACATCATTGACAGACCGCTCGAAGCCAAGGGAGTCTTTTTAGTCGAGCAACTGGAAGATGCCATCAAAAAACTGGAAGAAGCTATTACCTTGGATGAAAAAGTTCGCGCAGCCGCACAAGCATCTGAAAATAAAAATGTCCACGAAGAAAAACCCCCAACATACCGCTTGGGACAAAGAGTTTTTCCTTTTATGCAATTACTCAAAGACGCTCTCGCTCATCAAGAAATGATTATTTGGGGCGTTTAG